A single region of the Octopus bimaculoides isolate UCB-OBI-ISO-001 chromosome 6, ASM119413v2, whole genome shotgun sequence genome encodes:
- the LOC106881822 gene encoding NK-tumor recognition protein isoform X3 codes for MANRGKDTNGSQFFITTRNSPHLDGVHVVFGRVINGTDVVCQIENEKTNSQSSPLEQVRVANCGELVLQMKPKAKKRRHESESESVSSSGSSSDSSSSASESDTEKKKKKSKKKKKKSKKKKEKKKKKKKDSKNDAESDSKKDSAQVSSVRPEEIPDVPAPKFLYRGNPQLQDKSRNSPVRGETHRKYPDSNYKGRGTKYSSTGRKIKGRGSFRFRSRSRDGSITPPHWRRELDRIRQVDNGVKTVAAAKENTNSARWLKGDKLDSTGKEISNSTRWVKGDTLESNRQKNSENPSRNRESTDHDGWRVHSESKDRDREADDWKKDSRRSSSRDRRNRKKEQSKEQSSRDRDRDRQRERESDRSKRQSVEKGSESKRSHSPLEKERTKDSHSHRDAAHPDSSKSNKVAEESRDNHKDDAKKHREKKHKKHKKHKRGGKSPKDRESRSKSRSRKNASDSDVEVQSAKTKGEENHETKASKDDGESSGKRSKPSKLRSHGQKTEENKSRHSSWLSQQVGPDHTDKHNSRYRRSTRRNSRSSSKSSHTDSRHQNKSRRRSRSHSKSHVPRDRRSWSKSAQPSRSHKSHSADRSRKNRSTSKSRPRSNSPEHYKRNRTTRRSQRQHSSSSSSSSPSHHRNRSSSRHQHSRRYSHSSSGGHHSPPRRRSNVAEKRQKLFSRDALQHQLLTFQRMEREKSESPPPTHWKPGQKPWRPKSASTENLMTDNLSPNKTLPKTDEDSDAEQKDSASAVTPKSPKNSLTPELPSLSQLQPAAPIVVANEPTSGKIQYNLEDQPEPLVAAVIKPDDRSQLNSTALSSNMSNSSGCSDSDMDSDGDGPRARHATLESKSSKSKHYSRQSTSGADKKPKEKLEKFKWQPPPDPEDVDPEEEMNLQNIQLPPEVNPPLSIRLPSEGSRETVHLSCTTSSGLTTSATTSTTVQTTTTTTTAAASTTTTSTTTTPPPPPLPPPPLAIAEQTAIEATAQFAKINSAALLANIPTPPDPVGGVKSVPLPPSSTNTVASVSIDSLTAVPSMTDNCAQNIFSSTLKLSDTSSSVLAKAVITTPAVAVSSETDQKAVVDEAVISINSDEVTKESIELSDVPVPLPSDTKAGDLKMQPPSISEITKAVVEKDNAEKSGKKEIDVISIPSKSTEDNEKHHSTLSSSKHSYTRDSSPSPKKSSGRRHTSHNSSKSRSHSRSPKRYFRSPSRNSPVRGGRWNHSPTSYSLNRYSRSSSSRGIRSSRKYTSPRSSRPYMRTSNYSPPRWKQRRSTRSRSRGPPYRHRSPISSSTSKYKRSPSRDTSKNRRRRDSPRRSNSRRRSSPSRSRSSSHRRSYSRSSSRNQQRRNTRDRRSSSSSRQRRRSSRRSGRRLSGRKRKSSSSSRSRSWSSSD; via the exons ATGGCTAATCGTGGAAAAGATACAAATGGATCTCAGTTTTTTAT AACAACAAGAAATTCACCACATTTGGATGG GGTTCATGTTGTATTTGGTCGTGTGATTAATGGAACGGACGTTGTTTGCCAGATAGAGAATGAGAAGACAAACAGTCAAAGCAGTCCTTTAGAGCAGGTCAGAGTGGCTAACTGTGGAGAATTGGTGTTGCAGATGAAGCCGAAAG CTAAGAAGAGACGACACGAGTCAGAAAGTGAATCAGTTTCCTCATCAGGATCCTCTTCAGACTCTAGCTCTTCAGCTTCAGAAAGTgatactgaaaagaaaaagaagaaatcaaagaagaagaagaagaaatcaaagaagaagaaagagaaaaaaaagaagaaaaagaaagactcaAA AAATGATGCTGAATCGGATTCGAAAAAGGACTCTGCTCAAGTTTCCTCTGTGCGGCCTGAAGAGATACCTGATGTTCCAGCACCCAAATTTCTCTATCGAGGCAACCCTCAGTTGCAAGATAAATCCAG GAATTCTCCAGTTCGTGGAGAAACACACAGGAAATATCCAGATTCCAACTACAAAGGCAGAGGCACAAAATATTCTAGCACTGGTCGAAAAATCAAGGGTCGTGGAAGTTTT CGTTTCCGGTCTCGGAGTAGAGATGGTAGCATTACTCCGCCACATTGGCGTCGGGAACTGGATAGAATCCGCCAGGTAGATAATGGTGTGAAGACTGTTGCAGCTGCTAAAGAGAACACTAACAGTGCTCGTTGGTTGAAAGGAGATAAATTGGATTCAACAGGAAAGGAAATCAGCAACTCCACCCGCTGGGTGAAGGGAGATACACTAGAGTCAAACCGACAGAAAAATTCTGAGAATCCAAGCCGGAATCGTGAGAGCACTGATCACGATGGTTGGCGTGTTCATAGCGAGAGTAAGGACAGAGACAGGGAGGCAGACGACTGGAAGAAAGACAGTCGTCGAAGCAGCAGCAGAGATCGTCGGAATCGGAAAAAAGAGCAGAGTAAAGAACAATCAAGtcgagacagagacagagatagacagcgTGAGCGTGAATCTGATCGATCTAAGAGACAAAGTGTAGAGAAAGGCAGTGAGTCCAAGAGGAGTCATTCACCATTGGAGAAGGAACGTACAAAGGATTCTCATTCTCACCGTGATGCTGCCCATCCTGATTCATCCAAATCTAATAAGGTTGCTGAAGAGAGCAG agaCAACCACAAAGATGATGCTAAAAAGCATAGGGAGAAAAA gcACAAGAAGCATAAGAAGCACAAAAGGGGAGGGAAGTCTCCGAAGGATCGAGAATCTCGTTCCAAATCACGCAGCCGGAAAAATGCTTCGGATTCTGATGTAGAAGTTCAGAGTGCAAAGACAAAGGGGGAAGAGAATCACGAAACAAAAGCCAGCAAAGATGATGGGGAAAGTAGTGGAAAGAGGAGCAAACCATCAAAGCTGCGAAGTCATGGACAAAAGACGGAAGAGAATAAATCCAGACACAGCAGCTGGTTGTCTCAGCAAGTGGGTCCAGATCACACTGACAAACACAACAGCCGATATCGGCGTTCTACTCGTAGAAACAGTAGATCTTCTTCAAAGTCCTCACACACTGATTCAAGGCATCAGAACAAAAGCAGAAGACGCAGTCGTTCGCATTCCAAATCACATGTGCCCAGAGACCGAAGGTCATGGTCGAAATCAGCACAGCCATCTCGATCACATAAATCCCATTCAGCTGATCGGAGTCGTAAGAATCGGTCCACTTCAAAGTCAAGACCAAGATCTAACTCTCCTGAGCACTACAAGAGGAATAGAACAACACGGCGTTCTCAGCGGCAGCATTCTTCTTCGTCCTCTTCTTCATCTCCATCACATCATAGAAACAGGAGTTCATCTCGTCACCAACACAG tcgCAGATATTCACATTCAAGTTCTGGTGGACATCACAGTCCACCAAGAAGGCGATCTAATGTGGCTGAAAAGCGGCAGAAACTTTTTTCCCGAGATGCACTTCAACACCAGTTACTTACATTTCAAAG AATGGAACGAGAGAAGTCAGAGAGTCCACCTCCTACTCACTGGAAACCAGGGCAGAAACCATGGAGACCTAAATCTGCGAGTACAGAGAACTTGATGAC TGATAATCTTAGTCCAAATAAAACCCTACCTAAAACTGATGAAGATAGCGATGCAGAGCAGAAGGATTCTGCTAGTGCAGTCACTCCAAAATCACCCAAAAATTCATTGACTCCTGAACTGCCATCATTATCACAACTTCAGCCAGCAGCACCCATTGTAGTTGCCAATGAACCTACTAGTGGAAAGATTCAGTACAACCTGGAGGATCAGCCAGAACCATTAGTGGCCGCTGTGATTAAACCTGATGACCGAAGTCAGCTTAATTCAACTGCTCTTTCTTCAAACATGAGTAATTCTTCTGGTTGCTCAGATTCTGATATGGATTCTGATGGTGATGGCCCACGGGCTCGACATGCTACTCTTGAATCTAAATCCAGCAAGTCCAAGCATTACTCTCGTCAGTCAACATCTGGTGCTGATAAGAAACCTAAAGAGAAGCTAGAA aagttcAAATGGCAACCACCTCCTGACCCTGAAGATGTTGATCCTGAAGAAGAgatgaatttacaaaatattcag TTGCCTCCTGAAGTGAACCCTCCTTTGTCTATCCGTCTTCCATCGGAAGGAAGTCGGGAAACTGTGCATTTAAGCTGTACTACTTCTTCTGGGctgacaacatcagcaacaacatcaacaacagtgcaaactacgactactactactaccgctgccgcctccaccaccaccacctctactaccaccactccaccaccacctcctcttccaccaccaccattagcaaTTGCCGAACAAACAGCCATTGAAGCTACAGCTCAGTTTGCAAA AATCAATTCTGCAGCATTACTAGCAAACATCCCTACCCCACCTGATCCTGTAGGAGGTGTGAAATCTGTACCACTTCCACCTAGTTCCACAAACACTGTAGCTTCTGTTTCCATTGACTCTTTGACTGCAGTTCCATCAATGACAGATAATTGTGCACAGAACATCTTCTCTTCCACTTTGAAACTTTCTGACACTAGCAGTTCTGTTTTGGCCAAAGCTGTAATCACAACACCTGCTGTAGCGGTCAGTTCTGAGACAGACCAGAAAGCAGTTGTTGATGAAGCAGTAATATCCATTAACTCAGATGAAGTTACAAAAGAGAGCATTGAATTGTCTGATGTCCCTGTGCCTTTACCTTCAGATACAAAAGCAGGTGATCTTAAGATGCAACCGCCCTCGATCTCTGAAATAACCAAGGCTGTAGTTGAGAAAGACAATGCTGAAAAGAGTGGCAAAAAAGAAATTGATGTGATAAGCATCCCTTCTAAGAGCACTGAAGATAATGAAAAACACCATTCAACTCTGTCTTCATCCAAACACTCGTACACGCGGGATTCAAGTCCTTCGCCAAAGAAGTCATCGGGCAGACGGCATACCAGTCACAACAGTAGCAAATCGAGAAGCCATTCACGGTCTCCAAAACGCTACTTCAGGTCACCCAGCCGAAATTCTCCAGTGCGCGGTGGACGTTGGAACCATTCACCGACATCATACTCTTTAAACAGGTATTCGCGTTCGTCGTCCTCTCGAGGGATCCGATCATCAAGAAAATATACTTCACCTCGTTCATCACGACCTTATATGAGGACCAGTAACTACTCGCCCCCTAGATGGAAGCAACGTAGATCAACACGCTCTAGGAGTCG GGGTCCTCCTTATCGTCATAGATccccaatatcatcatcaacttctaaGTATAAGCGCAGCCCTTCTAGAGACACTTCTAA GAATCGTCGCAGGCGAGATTCTCCCAGGCGTAGTAATTCTCGAAGACG TTCAAGTCCTTCACGAAGTCGGTCATCCAGCCATCGGCGCTCCTACTCGCGAAGCAGCTCTCGCAACCAACAACGGCGAAACACTCGGGACCgccgtagtagcagcagcagtcgtCAGCGCCGTCGAAGCAGTAGAAGGAGCGGAAGAAGATTGAGCGGTCGCAAGAGAAAGAGCAGTAGTTCCAGTCGCAGTCGCAGTTGGTCATCAAGTGATTGA
- the LOC106881822 gene encoding NK-tumor recognition protein isoform X1, translating to MTVNGTYRPRCFFDVETNGRALGRIVVELFSDICPKTCENFRALCTGEKGLGQKTGKPLHYKGILFHRVVKDFMIQGGDFTKGDGTGGESIYGGVFPDENFILKHDQKYLLSMANRGKDTNGSQFFITTRNSPHLDGVHVVFGRVINGTDVVCQIENEKTNSQSSPLEQVRVANCGELVLQMKPKAKKRRHESESESVSSSGSSSDSSSSASESDTEKKKKKSKKKKKKSKKKKEKKKKKKKDSKNDAESDSKKDSAQVSSVRPEEIPDVPAPKFLYRGNPQLQDKSRNSPVRGETHRKYPDSNYKGRGTKYSSTGRKIKGRGSFRFRSRSRDGSITPPHWRRELDRIRQVDNGVKTVAAAKENTNSARWLKGDKLDSTGKEISNSTRWVKGDTLESNRQKNSENPSRNRESTDHDGWRVHSESKDRDREADDWKKDSRRSSSRDRRNRKKEQSKEQSSRDRDRDRQRERESDRSKRQSVEKGSESKRSHSPLEKERTKDSHSHRDAAHPDSSKSNKVAEESRDNHKDDAKKHREKKHKKHKKHKRGGKSPKDRESRSKSRSRKNASDSDVEVQSAKTKGEENHETKASKDDGESSGKRSKPSKLRSHGQKTEENKSRHSSWLSQQVGPDHTDKHNSRYRRSTRRNSRSSSKSSHTDSRHQNKSRRRSRSHSKSHVPRDRRSWSKSAQPSRSHKSHSADRSRKNRSTSKSRPRSNSPEHYKRNRTTRRSQRQHSSSSSSSSPSHHRNRSSSRHQHSRRYSHSSSGGHHSPPRRRSNVAEKRQKLFSRDALQHQLLTFQRMEREKSESPPPTHWKPGQKPWRPKSASTENLMTDNLSPNKTLPKTDEDSDAEQKDSASAVTPKSPKNSLTPELPSLSQLQPAAPIVVANEPTSGKIQYNLEDQPEPLVAAVIKPDDRSQLNSTALSSNMSNSSGCSDSDMDSDGDGPRARHATLESKSSKSKHYSRQSTSGADKKPKEKLEKFKWQPPPDPEDVDPEEEMNLQNIQLPPEVNPPLSIRLPSEGSRETVHLSCTTSSGLTTSATTSTTVQTTTTTTTAAASTTTTSTTTTPPPPPLPPPPLAIAEQTAIEATAQFAKINSAALLANIPTPPDPVGGVKSVPLPPSSTNTVASVSIDSLTAVPSMTDNCAQNIFSSTLKLSDTSSSVLAKAVITTPAVAVSSETDQKAVVDEAVISINSDEVTKESIELSDVPVPLPSDTKAGDLKMQPPSISEITKAVVEKDNAEKSGKKEIDVISIPSKSTEDNEKHHSTLSSSKHSYTRDSSPSPKKSSGRRHTSHNSSKSRSHSRSPKRYFRSPSRNSPVRGGRWNHSPTSYSLNRYSRSSSSRGIRSSRKYTSPRSSRPYMRTSNYSPPRWKQRRSTRSRSRGPPYRHRSPISSSTSKYKRSPSRDTSKNRRRRDSPRRSNSRRRSSPSRSRSSSHRRSYSRSSSRNQQRRNTRDRRSSSSSRQRRRSSRRSGRRLSGRKRKSSSSSRSRSWSSSD from the exons TGGGTCGCATCGTGGTGGAGCTTTTTTCTGACATCTGTCCCAAGACATGTGAAAACTTTAGAGCCCTCTGTACAg gGGAAAAGGGTTTAGGGCAGAAGACTGGAAAACCTCTTCATTATAAAGGAATCCTTTTCCACCGAGTTGTTAAAGATTTTATGATACAGGGAGGTGACTTCACAAAAG GTGATGGTACTGGTGGAGAATCTATATATGGAGGAGTGTTTCCTG atgaGAATTTTATCCTGAAACATGATCAGAAATATCTTCTTTCTATGGCTAATCGTGGAAAAGATACAAATGGATCTCAGTTTTTTAT AACAACAAGAAATTCACCACATTTGGATGG GGTTCATGTTGTATTTGGTCGTGTGATTAATGGAACGGACGTTGTTTGCCAGATAGAGAATGAGAAGACAAACAGTCAAAGCAGTCCTTTAGAGCAGGTCAGAGTGGCTAACTGTGGAGAATTGGTGTTGCAGATGAAGCCGAAAG CTAAGAAGAGACGACACGAGTCAGAAAGTGAATCAGTTTCCTCATCAGGATCCTCTTCAGACTCTAGCTCTTCAGCTTCAGAAAGTgatactgaaaagaaaaagaagaaatcaaagaagaagaagaagaaatcaaagaagaagaaagagaaaaaaaagaagaaaaagaaagactcaAA AAATGATGCTGAATCGGATTCGAAAAAGGACTCTGCTCAAGTTTCCTCTGTGCGGCCTGAAGAGATACCTGATGTTCCAGCACCCAAATTTCTCTATCGAGGCAACCCTCAGTTGCAAGATAAATCCAG GAATTCTCCAGTTCGTGGAGAAACACACAGGAAATATCCAGATTCCAACTACAAAGGCAGAGGCACAAAATATTCTAGCACTGGTCGAAAAATCAAGGGTCGTGGAAGTTTT CGTTTCCGGTCTCGGAGTAGAGATGGTAGCATTACTCCGCCACATTGGCGTCGGGAACTGGATAGAATCCGCCAGGTAGATAATGGTGTGAAGACTGTTGCAGCTGCTAAAGAGAACACTAACAGTGCTCGTTGGTTGAAAGGAGATAAATTGGATTCAACAGGAAAGGAAATCAGCAACTCCACCCGCTGGGTGAAGGGAGATACACTAGAGTCAAACCGACAGAAAAATTCTGAGAATCCAAGCCGGAATCGTGAGAGCACTGATCACGATGGTTGGCGTGTTCATAGCGAGAGTAAGGACAGAGACAGGGAGGCAGACGACTGGAAGAAAGACAGTCGTCGAAGCAGCAGCAGAGATCGTCGGAATCGGAAAAAAGAGCAGAGTAAAGAACAATCAAGtcgagacagagacagagatagacagcgTGAGCGTGAATCTGATCGATCTAAGAGACAAAGTGTAGAGAAAGGCAGTGAGTCCAAGAGGAGTCATTCACCATTGGAGAAGGAACGTACAAAGGATTCTCATTCTCACCGTGATGCTGCCCATCCTGATTCATCCAAATCTAATAAGGTTGCTGAAGAGAGCAG agaCAACCACAAAGATGATGCTAAAAAGCATAGGGAGAAAAA gcACAAGAAGCATAAGAAGCACAAAAGGGGAGGGAAGTCTCCGAAGGATCGAGAATCTCGTTCCAAATCACGCAGCCGGAAAAATGCTTCGGATTCTGATGTAGAAGTTCAGAGTGCAAAGACAAAGGGGGAAGAGAATCACGAAACAAAAGCCAGCAAAGATGATGGGGAAAGTAGTGGAAAGAGGAGCAAACCATCAAAGCTGCGAAGTCATGGACAAAAGACGGAAGAGAATAAATCCAGACACAGCAGCTGGTTGTCTCAGCAAGTGGGTCCAGATCACACTGACAAACACAACAGCCGATATCGGCGTTCTACTCGTAGAAACAGTAGATCTTCTTCAAAGTCCTCACACACTGATTCAAGGCATCAGAACAAAAGCAGAAGACGCAGTCGTTCGCATTCCAAATCACATGTGCCCAGAGACCGAAGGTCATGGTCGAAATCAGCACAGCCATCTCGATCACATAAATCCCATTCAGCTGATCGGAGTCGTAAGAATCGGTCCACTTCAAAGTCAAGACCAAGATCTAACTCTCCTGAGCACTACAAGAGGAATAGAACAACACGGCGTTCTCAGCGGCAGCATTCTTCTTCGTCCTCTTCTTCATCTCCATCACATCATAGAAACAGGAGTTCATCTCGTCACCAACACAG tcgCAGATATTCACATTCAAGTTCTGGTGGACATCACAGTCCACCAAGAAGGCGATCTAATGTGGCTGAAAAGCGGCAGAAACTTTTTTCCCGAGATGCACTTCAACACCAGTTACTTACATTTCAAAG AATGGAACGAGAGAAGTCAGAGAGTCCACCTCCTACTCACTGGAAACCAGGGCAGAAACCATGGAGACCTAAATCTGCGAGTACAGAGAACTTGATGAC TGATAATCTTAGTCCAAATAAAACCCTACCTAAAACTGATGAAGATAGCGATGCAGAGCAGAAGGATTCTGCTAGTGCAGTCACTCCAAAATCACCCAAAAATTCATTGACTCCTGAACTGCCATCATTATCACAACTTCAGCCAGCAGCACCCATTGTAGTTGCCAATGAACCTACTAGTGGAAAGATTCAGTACAACCTGGAGGATCAGCCAGAACCATTAGTGGCCGCTGTGATTAAACCTGATGACCGAAGTCAGCTTAATTCAACTGCTCTTTCTTCAAACATGAGTAATTCTTCTGGTTGCTCAGATTCTGATATGGATTCTGATGGTGATGGCCCACGGGCTCGACATGCTACTCTTGAATCTAAATCCAGCAAGTCCAAGCATTACTCTCGTCAGTCAACATCTGGTGCTGATAAGAAACCTAAAGAGAAGCTAGAA aagttcAAATGGCAACCACCTCCTGACCCTGAAGATGTTGATCCTGAAGAAGAgatgaatttacaaaatattcag TTGCCTCCTGAAGTGAACCCTCCTTTGTCTATCCGTCTTCCATCGGAAGGAAGTCGGGAAACTGTGCATTTAAGCTGTACTACTTCTTCTGGGctgacaacatcagcaacaacatcaacaacagtgcaaactacgactactactactaccgctgccgcctccaccaccaccacctctactaccaccactccaccaccacctcctcttccaccaccaccattagcaaTTGCCGAACAAACAGCCATTGAAGCTACAGCTCAGTTTGCAAA AATCAATTCTGCAGCATTACTAGCAAACATCCCTACCCCACCTGATCCTGTAGGAGGTGTGAAATCTGTACCACTTCCACCTAGTTCCACAAACACTGTAGCTTCTGTTTCCATTGACTCTTTGACTGCAGTTCCATCAATGACAGATAATTGTGCACAGAACATCTTCTCTTCCACTTTGAAACTTTCTGACACTAGCAGTTCTGTTTTGGCCAAAGCTGTAATCACAACACCTGCTGTAGCGGTCAGTTCTGAGACAGACCAGAAAGCAGTTGTTGATGAAGCAGTAATATCCATTAACTCAGATGAAGTTACAAAAGAGAGCATTGAATTGTCTGATGTCCCTGTGCCTTTACCTTCAGATACAAAAGCAGGTGATCTTAAGATGCAACCGCCCTCGATCTCTGAAATAACCAAGGCTGTAGTTGAGAAAGACAATGCTGAAAAGAGTGGCAAAAAAGAAATTGATGTGATAAGCATCCCTTCTAAGAGCACTGAAGATAATGAAAAACACCATTCAACTCTGTCTTCATCCAAACACTCGTACACGCGGGATTCAAGTCCTTCGCCAAAGAAGTCATCGGGCAGACGGCATACCAGTCACAACAGTAGCAAATCGAGAAGCCATTCACGGTCTCCAAAACGCTACTTCAGGTCACCCAGCCGAAATTCTCCAGTGCGCGGTGGACGTTGGAACCATTCACCGACATCATACTCTTTAAACAGGTATTCGCGTTCGTCGTCCTCTCGAGGGATCCGATCATCAAGAAAATATACTTCACCTCGTTCATCACGACCTTATATGAGGACCAGTAACTACTCGCCCCCTAGATGGAAGCAACGTAGATCAACACGCTCTAGGAGTCG GGGTCCTCCTTATCGTCATAGATccccaatatcatcatcaacttctaaGTATAAGCGCAGCCCTTCTAGAGACACTTCTAA GAATCGTCGCAGGCGAGATTCTCCCAGGCGTAGTAATTCTCGAAGACG TTCAAGTCCTTCACGAAGTCGGTCATCCAGCCATCGGCGCTCCTACTCGCGAAGCAGCTCTCGCAACCAACAACGGCGAAACACTCGGGACCgccgtagtagcagcagcagtcgtCAGCGCCGTCGAAGCAGTAGAAGGAGCGGAAGAAGATTGAGCGGTCGCAAGAGAAAGAGCAGTAGTTCCAGTCGCAGTCGCAGTTGGTCATCAAGTGATTGA